The DNA region CAGGTTTACGATTTTATCAGAAAAAAAATTCTGGAAGGGAGGCAGGTTTACATTGTTTTTCCACTGATTGAAGAATCAGAAAAGCTGGATTTGAAAAATCTGATGGATGGATACGAACAATTAAAAAGCTATTTTCCCGAACCACACTACAGACTTGGTATTGTTCATGGCAGGATGAAAACGGAAGTCAAAGACAGGGAAATGGAAAAATTTGTGAATGGCACTACCCATATCCTTGTTTCCACAACTGTTATTGAGGTTGGGGTAGATGTCCCGAATGCCACAGTAATGGTCATTGAAAGTGCAGAAAAGTTTGGACTGAGCCAGCTTCACCAGTTAAGGGGCAGGGTGGGTCGCGGAGGCGAACAATCCTTCTGTATCCTGATGTCATCTGTTAAACTCACCCATGAAGCCCGTAAAAGGCTTGAAACCATGACAGCTACGACAGATGGTTTTAAGATTGCAGAAGTTGACCTTGAACTTCGTGGGCCGGGCGAATTGACCGGAACACAGCAAAGTGGTGTTTTAAACTTCAGAATTGCCAGTCTGGCAACCGATCAGGCTATTTTGCAGACGGCCAGAAAACTCGCAAAACATCTGATTGATGCAGATCCACTTCTGACCTTGCCTGAACACATTCCCCTGAAAAAATACCTCTCCCTTTTGTGGAAAAACAAATTCTACTGGGGGAAAATTTCCTGATTACTGATGATTGCTGATAAGTTCCCTGAGTTTTGCGGCAGCTTGTTCAGCCCCGTTCTTATCTGTAAATGTCAATGAAGTAAGTCCGTTCATTTCACTGAAAGAAGTGCATTTGACATCAAAACATTTTTCTTCATTTTTACTCTTGAACTGTAAGGAAAAACTTCCTCCTGAAAGTTCTTTTACTGCTACTTCTCCGATTTTCCGGAAAGGCAGTTTGACCACACATGATTCACTGGTAAAAACCAGCATGTCAGTTTTGTTTTCAACGGTGAAAACACGATGATACTTATCGTATTTTGCACACAAATCGTTGATTTCTTTCAGCAGTTTATCTGAACCTTTTGAACCTTTTGAGGCTGTGCTGCCCTTGCCACCTGATGTTATTTTCAATAGCTTGTTCAGGTTTGCACTCACTTTCTGGGCATATTTTTTATCGCTCATGGTAATAGCGGTTACGCTATCCATTTCATCAAAGCTTGTGCACTGAACGTCAATGACTTCCTCATGTCCTTTCGTTGAAAAAACTACCTGATAGTTTTCTTCGCTGGGTCTGGTATAGATGCTGGCTATTTTATCTGCAGGTATTTCAACTGTGCAATACTCACTTACCATGGTAAGTATTTGTGTCGATTCATTGTAGGAAAATACACGCTTGTAAAGGTCGTATTTTTCGCACCATTCATTGATATCATCAAGGAGGTCTTTGACTTTTTTGCTTTGGGCATTAACATTTAGCATTGGTATTAAAATCATCAAGCTAATGATTAACAATACATTGATTCTGAGTTTTTTGTAATTGTTCATTTTCGTAATTTTAAAAGTTTAGAAAATTATATACCTGTTGTCAGGCATTGGTAAATAAAAAAATCAGCAGATTTCATTGCTGAAACCTGCTGATTTTTAAAAGTTATGAAAATTACCAAGTTATTGAATAAAAATGGTAGATGTCAATGTTTCCTTATTAGATACGGATAGTTTAACCAGATAAATACCCTGGGGCAAATTTTCAGTTGTCAGACGGATAATAGATTGTTCTGAAGTGAGGTTGATAATTTGTTTGCCTGTAATGTCAGTCAGAATGCACGAAGTGGTTGTTCCGCCAAAAGGATTGACGATATTAATTACTCCATTCGATGGGTTTGGATAAATAAGTAGTTGTGACTTTCTTTGTTCGTTGATTGCGTTTGGCTGGTGAAGAATGAAATCGCTGATGAATCTTGGATTGATCTGATAACCATCGAGATAAGGAGGAGTTGAGGTGCTGTTGTACTGACCTCCAAAACCTATCAGGTTAAAGGAAGTATCAACAAAATTGCTGTCGAATGCTTCGCAAAGGTCATCAATGCGGATGACAAATGTATCGGTGCCGTTGGTAGCTCTGATATTATAGCCGGAGCTGGCTTTTGAAGTTGTATCTACTATAGTCAGATTCATAATCTTAACGAGAATATTTTCAGTTGATTCATCCAGTTTGGTAACGACTACCGGAGTTGGCTGTGCCTCATTTGTAGAAAGTAAAACGATGGAATCGGGCATAATTTCCAATAACCCTCTGTATTGGGCTATTTTCCCGATAACTCTGATTTTATCACCCGGTTTTGCCTGATAAGTAAGACCAGCGCTTGCATATTGGAAAACATTAATTCCTCCTGTTGCATCGGCCATCCAGAATTGCTGGTTGGTGGCATGGAAATTCTGGGAAAAAACAACTCCTTCCAGTTTGCAATAAACATTCAATGAATCAGCTACTCCCTGATTATCAACTTTATTGATTTGGGAGATGGTGTACATTGGAATGGGTTTGGGGAACAATTCATTGACTGCTCCCGGGGTAGGTTTGGTAAAGGTGAAATTCCCTGTTCCGTTTGGATAGCGGCCAAAAGTAGTATCATCTTTTTGTTTATTAAAAACAATTATATCTGAAACAACCACATTTGGATTGGTCAACAGCAACATGCCTCCGTCTTCTTCAACTTCAAAATTGGCTTTAAGCGGATAATTGTTGCCGGAATTGTTGCCATAAACAATCAGATAGCCATTGGAAACAATACTGGTATCGGGAAACTGCCACATGGTTTTATTGGTGGAGTCATTGCTTAAATACCAGTCTTTGAGAGATACATTATTGGCGTTTGGATTGTAGATTTCAATCCAGTCGTCAGAATTTGACCCGTTAGCCAGAAATTCATTAATAACCAGCTTGTCATAACTTTGAGGAGGGGTAAAGGTGTGTTTTCCGATGTCAGTCCATGTATTTTGAGGATAAACAATCCACTCCGAACTTGCAGCATCGGTGCCTGCAGCAGCATCCCAGTCTTTATTCGGGCCTAAAACCTTTGGTTTTCTGACCATTGTATGGTCTGCAGTGGCATTGGCTACGCCTGCTACTGCCCAACCTGTTCCGGGATTGACCAGGTCATACCTGCCGATGTAATCGATGACCTCAACATATAACGTATCAGTGCCCGAAATGACTGTATCGGTCTCGGTTGTTCCTTTCTGAACCAGTTTGCCTAAACCTCTCGCATCATTCCCATTAAATGATACCACCAGGGTAGTCGAACTGTAAGAGATTTTTTCATCTGCATAAGGGAGAATGGATGTAGCATCTGCCTGTGAATTGGCTATTACCCAAACATCATTATTGTGGAGATATTTACCTGCCGGAAATTTATGCGTGCTTGCCCCGTTCCATGCAGATCCATTGGAGGAAATTAAGATGACATAATCCGACAACAATACAGAATCTCCGGTTCCATTGAAAATTTCAATGTACTTGTGATTACTTGAGCCTTCTGCATATTCTGAAAAGAATAATTCAAGCGCTCCCTGACCCATCAGGTTTGAACCCAAAATCATTGACACTGCGGTCAATGCTAAAAAGCGTATTTTTTTCCTCATAGCTTGTTATTTTTATTGTTATTACTGAAAAAGATTTATGCAAAATTACTCTTGACCATTAAATCTGCAATATTTTGTGGATAAATTCTTTGACTTTATTGCTTTTTGCAGATGAAGATAAATTATTGATTCAAAACTTTATTTTTGCCGCACGTTTTAATCTGATAAATAAGCCTTAATGAGTTTATTAATAAAGAATATCAAGGGGTTGGTTCAGTTTTCCGATGTCGCTCCTTCTTTCCGGAAGGGGGAGGAGATGAAACATTTACCTGTTCTGGAAGAAGCCTGGATAGCAATTAAAAACGGACTTATTGAGGATTATGGTTTAATGACGGAAGATCAGAGACTTTCACATTATTCTGATGCTGAAGTATATGATGCTTCAGGACGGTTTGTTTTCCCTTCATGGATTGATGCTCATACACACCTCGTATTTGCTGAAACACGTGAAGCTGAGTTTGTTATGAAGATTGCCGGCTATTCTTATGAACAAATTGCCAGAGAAGGTGGGGGAATATTAAATTCTGTTGAAAAACTCAGAAAAATTTCAGAAGATGAATTATTTATCCGTTCATACCATCGTTTGCTTGGCTTGGTTTCACTTGCTACGGGGGCTATCGAAATTAAAAGCGGTTATGGTCTGAATACGGAAGCTGAATTGAAAATGCTTCGGGTCGTCAAAAGACTCAGGGAGCTGAATATCATTCCGGTAAAATCTACCTTTCTGGGGGCTCATGCCATTCCGAAGGAGTTTAAACATGATAAAAAGGCCTATATCCGGTTGCTGACAAATGAAATGATTCCGGAAATTTCAAAAGCAGGTCTGGCTGATTACATTGATATTTTTATTGAAGAAGGATTTTTCAGCGTGGAAGATGCAGAAGAAATTCTGGAAATTGCCCGAAAATATCATTTAAAACCTCGCTTACATGTTGACCAGATGACAGCATCAGGTGGACTGGACCTGGCCATCAGATATGGAGCCATCAGTGCCGATCATCTGGAACAAACAGGTGAAAGTGGAATTAACATGCTGAAAAACAGTCAGGTAATACCTGTTCTCCTGCCTTCCTGTTCATTTTATCTCAGGATGAAATATCCTGATGCCCGTAAAATGATTGACAGTGGATTAGGGGTTGTCATTGCTTCTGATTTCAATCCGGGAAGCTCCCCCTCAGGTAACCTGAATTTCAGCCTTTCTCTTGCCTGTATTCAGATGCGTATGTTTCCGGAAGAAGCTGTCAATGCCCTTACTGTTAATGCTGCTCATGCCCTTGAACTTAACAGGGAATGTGGTTTTATCGGCAGAGGTGCCAGGGCAAATCTTTTTATTACTGCTCCCGTACCTTCCATTGCTTTTCTCCCTTATTATTTTGGAAGAAATTTGATTGAAAAAGTAATTGTCAATGGAAAATTTTTCGATGAATATGACTTTCAGTCTAACCATAAATTTTAACTGTTGATATGAAACAATTGATTGAATGTGTGCCTAATTTCAGTGAGGGCAGAGATATGAATATTATCAGGCAGATTACCGATGAGATAGAGAAAGTGGAAGGGGTAAAATTGCTTGATGTCGATCCCGGACAGGCGACCAACCGAACGGTTGTTACTTTTGTCGGAGAACCTGAAAAGGTTGTGAAAGCTGCATTTCAGGCTGTGAAAAAAGCGAAGGAGCTGATTGATATGAGTAAACACAAAGGAGCACATCCCCGCTTTGGGGCCACAGATGTTTGTCCGCTTGTGCCTGTTTCCGGAATTTCCATGGAAGAAACTGTCAGATTTGCCAGAATGTTAGCTGAAAAAATCGGTAATGAACTTGATATTCCGGTTTATTGCTATGAAAATGCCGCATTTACCGAAGAAAGACGCAATCTGGCTAATGTCAGGTCGGGAGAATATGAAGGATTGCCTGAAAAACTCAGGAATCCCGAATGGAAACCTGATTTTGGTCCTTCCGAATTCAGGCCTAAGACAGGGGCCATTGCAGTGGGAGCACGCGACTTTCTGATTGCCGTTAATTTTAACCTGAATACGACCAGCACAAGAAGGGCAAATGCCATTGCTTTTGATGTCAGGGAAAAAGGAAGGCAGAAAATGAAAGATGGAAAACCCCTTCTGGATGAAAACGGGCAGGAAATATGGGAACCCGGTACACTCAAGGCCACTAAAGCTATCGGCTGGTTTATCGATGAATACGGCATTGCTCAGGTTTCCATGAATATTACCAATATCAGCATTACTCCTTTACATGTTGCTTTTGATGAAGTGGACGAAAAAGCCAGAAAGAGAGGGGTGAGGGTAACCGGAACCGAAATCGTTGGTCTTGTGCCGTTGAAAGCCATTATCGAAGCCGGTAAACATTATCTGAAAAAACAACAGCGCTCAGTGGGTGTTTCTGAGGCTGAACTGATTAAGATAGCCATAAAATCAATGGGGCTGGATGATTTATATCCTTTTAAGCCTGAGGAAAAAATCATTGAATATGTCATTGCCGATAAGTCAAAGAAGAAACTTATTGACATGAATCTTACAGCTTTTGCTCATGAGACGGCAAGTGAATCGCCAGCTCCGGGCGGAGGAAGTATATCTGCATATGCAGGCGCACTCGGGGCAGCTCTTGCTACCATGGTAGCCAATCTTTCTTCCCACAAAAGAGGATGGGACGACAGGTGGGAAGAGTTTTCTGACTGGGCAGAAAAAGGCCACCGCTTTGTGGATGAGCTTATTGAACTCGTTGATGAAGATACTAATGCTTTCAACAAGGTAATGGATGCCTTTCAGTTGCCCAAAACAACTGATGAAGAAAGGCAAATTCGTACTCAGGCCATACAGGATGCAACCAAATATGCTATGCTGGTACCTTATAGGGTAATGGAAAAATCACTTGCCTCAATGGAAGTCATCAGGGCTATGGCTCAGTATGGTAATCCCAATTCTGCCTCCGATGCTGGAGTAGGTGCACTTTGTGCTCTAACAGCCGTAAAAGGGGCATTCCTCAATGTCAGAATTAATTCTGCCGGCCTGAAAGACAAGACATTTGTTGAAGAAATGCTGGCAAAAGGTAAATCTATGGTCGAAGCTGCTGAAAGTCTTCAAAATGAAATTCTTCAATTGGTTGAGACTCATCTCTAATCTGGAATCATTCCAGATTATTGTGCTACAATTATTTTGGCTTAATTTGGCAATCATTTTGCAAAACTTAAATAAAAATTAATCCGATGAAAAAGTCATTTATTCTTCTTGGTTTGTTGAGCTTTATGTGTTACTTTAGTTATGCACAGCATATTACCGATGAAACGTCAAAATCCTACTACGATGAAGCCAAAACAAAGCTAAAGGAAGTCTATTCCTTCATTGAAGTAAATACCTTCAGTGAAAAAGGCGATAATCAGATTGTCGGTAAAACCATGAAAAAACATGGTCCTTATTTCTATTACTATGAAAATGGTAAATTAAAAATTCAGGGCAATTACAAATATGATAAGAAGCATGGGACATGGCTCTACTATGACGACAAAGGCAACCTGCTTAAAACCGAAGAATACAAAGACGGAGAATTGATACTTTCGAAATAAAACTGTCTTCAATAACCACAAAAGGGAATCTGCTGGTGCGGGTTCCCTTTTTTTATTCGGTTGCTTTAATTTTCAGATATTTGAACCAAATTTTAAATGCCCTCATTTGAAGATACTGGTCATTCGTTTTAGCTCTATTGGCGACATCGTTCTGACTACTCCGGTTATCAGGTGCCTGAAAAGAAAATTTCCGGATGCGAGGATTGATTTTTTAGTCAAGCCGCAGTACCGTCAGCTTATTTCCTCCAATCCGAATATTGATCATATTATTGAATTTCAGGGAAATATAAGTAGTCTAATCCGGCTTCTCAGAAAAGAAAACTATCATTTTATCATCGACCTGCACAAAAATATCAGAAGTACACTGATACGGTTTTTATTATTAAAACCATGGGTAACATTTTCCAAGCTGAATTTCAGAAAATGGCTGATGGTCAGTTTTAAAATTAACCTTTTACCTCAAAAACATCTGGTACAGCGCTATTTTGAAGCTGTAAAACAAATAGGGGTTGAAAATGACTTTTTAGCCTGTGATTTCTATTTTGATCAGGATCCGGAAATGATTGTCAATCAACTTCTTTCTGATAAAATAACCGGTGAATATTATGTTATCGTTTTAAGCGGAACTTACTTTACCAAGCGCCTTCCGGTGGAAAAAATCTCCGGAATCGTCAGTTTACTGGAATTACCGGTGATTCTTTTGGGAGGGAAAAATGAAGAAGAAATGGCTTCACAGCTTAAATCTGCTCATGAAAATAAGGTGATTGATTTTTGTGGTAAAACAGATATTCAGCAGTCGGCAGCCATCATCAGGAAGGCAAAGGCAGTTTTGTCCGGAGACACCGGTATGATGCACATTGCCGCAGCACTTGGGAAAAAAGTAATTTCTGTCTGGGGAAATACCATTCCTGAATTTGGTATGTTTCCTTATTACGGAGGCGAAAACCCATGGGAGCTCAGGCAAAATATTTTTGAAGTAAAAGGCCTGTCGTGTCGCCCTTGCTCAAAACTTGGGAAAAATACCTGTCCGAAAAAACATTTCCGTTGTATGAATGATCTCGATACAACGGAAATGGCTATTACTATGAAAAATTTGAATTAAGATTTTGGTGAATCAGGCATGTTGCCATGTCCGGGTTTTTCGGGGCCGGATGGCTTTACCGATTTGGAAATAGAATCTCTCATTTCTGTATCAGCCTGGATATTTTTAAACTTATAATAATCCATGATTCCAAGATTACCACTTCGGAAGGCTTCGGCCATTGCCAGTGGTATCTGAGCCTCAGCTTCGATGACTTTGACACGGGCTTCCTGAGCCTTTGCTTTTTGCATCTGCTCTTCTGCAACTGCCATAGCTCTTTTCTGCTCTGCTCGTGCCTGAGCAATTTTTTTGTCTGCTTCTGCCTGATCAGCCTGCAATACTGCGCCAATGTTTTTTCCAACATCAATATCGGCAATGTCAATAGATAATATTTCAAAAGCAGTTCCGGAGTCAAGCCCTTTCTCAAGCACCAGTTTTGAAATGCTGTCTGGATTTTCCAATACAGCTTTGTGATCCGTAGATGAACCTATGGAGGAAACTATGCCTTCGCCAACCCTTGCCAGTACAGTATCTTCACCTGCACCACCTACCAGTTGGTTAATATTGGCTCTGACGGTTACCCTTGCTTTTGCAATCAGCTGAATGCCATCTTTTGCCATGGCAGCAATCGGCTTGGTATCAATTACTCTTGGATTAACTGACATCTGCACGGCATCAAATACATCACGACCGGCCAGGTCGATAGCTGTGGCAAGCTGGAAGGACAGGGGAATATTTGCTTTATCAGCACTGATTAAAGCTTTAATGACATTGTTGACATGTCCTCCTGCCAGATAATGCGTCTCTATTTCATTGGCTGTTACTTTCAGTCCGGCTTTGGTTGCTGTAATCAAAGCGTTGACAATGACAGCAGGCGGAACTTTTCTGATTCTCATCAGTATTAATTGTAAAATACTGATTTTTACTCCGCTGAAAACGGCTGTAATCCAGAGATTTAGCGGTACAAAATAAAGAAAGATCAGTATAAAAATAAATACCGCTATAACGGCAATAATAATTCCTGTAATCGGGTTCATATCTTTAGTTTTAATTTCTGGCAAAGGTAATCTTTTTCACTGAAATTTTTTGGAAGTACCCATAATATAATTTCTTTCTTACTTTTTAATTACTCATGATTTATATCAGTTTTTATTGGCTACTGAGTTTTGTATCTTTACACATAAATTTTGGAGGGAAAATAAAAATCTTTTTATGGACATATTCGATAAATCAGGAAGGTTAAATGTTGAAAAACTGGAATATTCACCTGTTTCAGTACCGGCTCCGGTAGTAGTAAAGCATTTATATTGCCACAATGGCCATGATCTGATATCCCCGCGGGCCAGTTTTAAAGGCGAAAATGGTATTTTGCTGAAGTCGGTAATCGATAAGTCAGAAGGTATGGTCGCTTTAAGTCCGGTTTTTGGTGTTAATTCAAGGATGACAATTGATATTGATTTGATTGATAATGGGATATATAAGTTTTTTTGTCCTGAGTGTCAGGAACAGTTAAAGGTGTTTTCAAATTGCGTTTGTGGAGCACCCCGCATTATACTTTTTGCTGATAAGTCTTTGAATATCAATAAATGTGTATGCATTTGCACTCGCTTAGGCTGCGATGAATCATGCATTATTTCTTCAGAAGATATTATCAGCACTTTCAATCTTTTATAAAAGGAACATAATCAGGTAATTTACTATCATTTTTTTCTCATTCCCCCTCTGCTTCACTTTCCGGTGATGCATTGAGCTCAATTAATAGGTTTGATTTCTCAGCCGGAAGTTCCTGTACATCTTTAAGTTTTCTGGAAATAATATTGGTTCGTTTATTGGCGGCTTCAATCGAATTACTGGCTTCCTGAAGTTTTTTATGCGTTTTCTCAAGTAAATCCCCGAAATATCCAAATTCTTTTTTCACTGCTGACAGTAAATCCCAAACCTCACTGGATCTTTTTTCAATGGCGAGGGTACGGAATCCCATCTGCAGGCTGTTTAACAATGCAGAAAGGGTAGTGGGCCCAGTTATAACTACCTTGTATTCCCGCTGTATCTGCTCGAAGACACCCGTCATTCTTAGTACTTCAGCATATAATCCTTCGAAGGGAAGAAACATAATGGCAAAGTCTGTCGTTCGGGGTGGATCAATATATTTTTCACTGATATCTTTTGCAAACTGCCTGATCTTCATAGCCAGATTTTTTTTGTGCTCTTCAATCTTCTGCAGATCGGAATTGTCGTAAGCATCCATCAGCGATTGATAGTCTTCTGTCGGGAATTTGGCATCCATTGGCAGGTAAACGGTTTTGTTTTTATCTTCTCTTCCGGGCAGTTTAACAGCAAATTCAACCCGGTTGTTGCTGTTCAACTTGGTGGCTACATTTCGTTCATATTGAGAAGGCGAAAGCATTTGCTCCAGTAGATTCTCGAGCTGGTATTCCCCTAAAACACCTTTTGTCTTGACATTTGAGAGAACTTTTTTCAGGTCGCCCACCCCTGCTGCAAGGCTCTGCATATCACCAAGCCCTTTGTGAACGGCCTCCAGACGCTCACTCACCAGTTTAAACGATTCTCCAAGTCTCTTTTCAAGTGTGGATTGCAGCTTCTCATCTACTGTTTTCCTCATTTCTTCAAGCTTTTCATCCACTGTTTTTCTCATTTCAGCTACCTTGGCAGCATTATCTTCCTGCAGGTGACGTATTCTTGTTTCAATGGTTTCTCTCATTTTTTCCAGCCGCTCTTCATTCGATTTGGTTAAAGTGTTTAAAAGATTAGTAAAGCTTTCAAACTGAAGCTTTTGCTGATTGGCAAAACTATCCAGCTGTCCTTTTTGCTGGTTGGCAGTTGTGTCCAACTGGTTTTTCTGCATGTCTGAAATTCCTTTCATCCCGTTGAGCAGGCTATTTTGAAGCTCTTCCCGCATTTCACGCATCAGTTTTGACGATTCTTCCCTGTTTCTTGAAAACTCATCTTTTAATGATTTGTCTAATAAATTCAGCTGTTGCTCAATTTTTTCCAGCTGGCCGTTGATGTCCTGCTCTTTTCCAGTTGGTTTAAAAATTTTAACAATGATGACAATCAGTAAAACAATTGTGATACTCAATAATGTTAAAGTCAGTGTTTCCATTGAAAAAAAAATTTCGTGCAAGATAAACATTTCAAAAATACCTGAAGAAAATCTGTTTTTAAATTCAATAGGCAGCAAAAACGCTTATTTTTAAAAAATTTCGGGGAAAAATTTGGAATTTATTGGAAACCATGTCTTAGTTTTGCATTGAAACCTTAAAAGAGTTTAAACAATTTAAACCATTTTTTAGCAAACATC from Sphingobacteriales bacterium includes:
- a CDS encoding glycosyltransferase family 9 protein, with translation MKILVIRFSSIGDIVLTTPVIRCLKRKFPDARIDFLVKPQYRQLISSNPNIDHIIEFQGNISSLIRLLRKENYHFIIDLHKNIRSTLIRFLLLKPWVTFSKLNFRKWLMVSFKINLLPQKHLVQRYFEAVKQIGVENDFLACDFYFDQDPEMIVNQLLSDKITGEYYVIVLSGTYFTKRLPVEKISGIVSLLELPVILLGGKNEEEMASQLKSAHENKVIDFCGKTDIQQSAAIIRKAKAVLSGDTGMMHIAAALGKKVISVWGNTIPEFGMFPYYGGENPWELRQNIFEVKGLSCRPCSKLGKNTCPKKHFRCMNDLDTTEMAITMKNLN
- the ftcD gene encoding glutamate formimidoyltransferase → MKQLIECVPNFSEGRDMNIIRQITDEIEKVEGVKLLDVDPGQATNRTVVTFVGEPEKVVKAAFQAVKKAKELIDMSKHKGAHPRFGATDVCPLVPVSGISMEETVRFARMLAEKIGNELDIPVYCYENAAFTEERRNLANVRSGEYEGLPEKLRNPEWKPDFGPSEFRPKTGAIAVGARDFLIAVNFNLNTTSTRRANAIAFDVREKGRQKMKDGKPLLDENGQEIWEPGTLKATKAIGWFIDEYGIAQVSMNITNISITPLHVAFDEVDEKARKRGVRVTGTEIVGLVPLKAIIEAGKHYLKKQQRSVGVSEAELIKIAIKSMGLDDLYPFKPEEKIIEYVIADKSKKKLIDMNLTAFAHETASESPAPGGGSISAYAGALGAALATMVANLSSHKRGWDDRWEEFSDWAEKGHRFVDELIELVDEDTNAFNKVMDAFQLPKTTDEERQIRTQAIQDATKYAMLVPYRVMEKSLASMEVIRAMAQYGNPNSASDAGVGALCALTAVKGAFLNVRINSAGLKDKTFVEEMLAKGKSMVEAAESLQNEILQLVETHL
- the floA gene encoding flotillin-like protein FloA (flotillin-like protein involved in membrane lipid rafts) — protein: MNPITGIIIAVIAVFIFILIFLYFVPLNLWITAVFSGVKISILQLILMRIRKVPPAVIVNALITATKAGLKVTANEIETHYLAGGHVNNVIKALISADKANIPLSFQLATAIDLAGRDVFDAVQMSVNPRVIDTKPIAAMAKDGIQLIAKARVTVRANINQLVGGAGEDTVLARVGEGIVSSIGSSTDHKAVLENPDSISKLVLEKGLDSGTAFEILSIDIADIDVGKNIGAVLQADQAEADKKIAQARAEQKRAMAVAEEQMQKAKAQEARVKVIEAEAQIPLAMAEAFRSGNLGIMDYYKFKNIQADTEMRDSISKSVKPSGPEKPGHGNMPDSPKS
- a CDS encoding T9SS type A sorting domain-containing protein, with translation MRKKIRFLALTAVSMILGSNLMGQGALELFFSEYAEGSSNHKYIEIFNGTGDSVLLSDYVILISSNGSAWNGASTHKFPAGKYLHNNDVWVIANSQADATSILPYADEKISYSSTTLVVSFNGNDARGLGKLVQKGTTETDTVISGTDTLYVEVIDYIGRYDLVNPGTGWAVAGVANATADHTMVRKPKVLGPNKDWDAAAGTDAASSEWIVYPQNTWTDIGKHTFTPPQSYDKLVINEFLANGSNSDDWIEIYNPNANNVSLKDWYLSNDSTNKTMWQFPDTSIVSNGYLIVYGNNSGNNYPLKANFEVEEDGGMLLLTNPNVVVSDIIVFNKQKDDTTFGRYPNGTGNFTFTKPTPGAVNELFPKPIPMYTISQINKVDNQGVADSLNVYCKLEGVVFSQNFHATNQQFWMADATGGINVFQYASAGLTYQAKPGDKIRVIGKIAQYRGLLEIMPDSIVLLSTNEAQPTPVVVTKLDESTENILVKIMNLTIVDTTSKASSGYNIRATNGTDTFVIRIDDLCEAFDSNFVDTSFNLIGFGGQYNSTSTPPYLDGYQINPRFISDFILHQPNAINEQRKSQLLIYPNPSNGVINIVNPFGGTTTSCILTDITGKQIINLTSEQSIIRLTTENLPQGIYLVKLSVSNKETLTSTIFIQ
- the rmuC gene encoding DNA recombination protein RmuC → METLTLTLLSITIVLLIVIIVKIFKPTGKEQDINGQLEKIEQQLNLLDKSLKDEFSRNREESSKLMREMREELQNSLLNGMKGISDMQKNQLDTTANQQKGQLDSFANQQKLQFESFTNLLNTLTKSNEERLEKMRETIETRIRHLQEDNAAKVAEMRKTVDEKLEEMRKTVDEKLQSTLEKRLGESFKLVSERLEAVHKGLGDMQSLAAGVGDLKKVLSNVKTKGVLGEYQLENLLEQMLSPSQYERNVATKLNSNNRVEFAVKLPGREDKNKTVYLPMDAKFPTEDYQSLMDAYDNSDLQKIEEHKKNLAMKIRQFAKDISEKYIDPPRTTDFAIMFLPFEGLYAEVLRMTGVFEQIQREYKVVITGPTTLSALLNSLQMGFRTLAIEKRSSEVWDLLSAVKKEFGYFGDLLEKTHKKLQEASNSIEAANKRTNIISRKLKDVQELPAEKSNLLIELNASPESEAEGE
- a CDS encoding imidazolonepropionase, giving the protein MSLLIKNIKGLVQFSDVAPSFRKGEEMKHLPVLEEAWIAIKNGLIEDYGLMTEDQRLSHYSDAEVYDASGRFVFPSWIDAHTHLVFAETREAEFVMKIAGYSYEQIAREGGGILNSVEKLRKISEDELFIRSYHRLLGLVSLATGAIEIKSGYGLNTEAELKMLRVVKRLRELNIIPVKSTFLGAHAIPKEFKHDKKAYIRLLTNEMIPEISKAGLADYIDIFIEEGFFSVEDAEEILEIARKYHLKPRLHVDQMTASGGLDLAIRYGAISADHLEQTGESGINMLKNSQVIPVLLPSCSFYLRMKYPDARKMIDSGLGVVIASDFNPGSSPSGNLNFSLSLACIQMRMFPEEAVNALTVNAAHALELNRECGFIGRGARANLFITAPVPSIAFLPYYFGRNLIEKVIVNGKFFDEYDFQSNHKF